The Ooceraea biroi isolate clonal line C1 chromosome 7, Obir_v5.4, whole genome shotgun sequence genomic sequence CACATCACTAGAGTATTATCTAGTGAAACAATATTGCATCGATTCGTATAAATGATAATTCGAAGGCACCAAATAGCGTTCGGCTAATATACTGCATGCGGAAAAGTTTTCCAGTACAAGTGCAAGATGATTTGCTAAATAtgaattttcacattttcatgGTAATTTTACCGCTTTTATTGGTTTCCGCAAAAAACCCTTTACAGGATAGACATGTCTCTTGATGCTCTACAATTGCTACGAGTCTCGTCAAAGTTGGAGGTAGAGGCTATTCGGAATTTGAGCCTGATAAGCATATGTAACTTTTCATTGATGATCGCATTCGCTACTGTTTTCCGAAGTTATGTTTTTCGTTAAATCATTGACATATGACATTTTACAAACTTCGATGCTAACTTTTCAAAAGCATAAAAAAGCGAGAATTGTACTTGAAGTTCTAATGATAATATCACAGCggtgaaaaaaagattataacaTTTGCATACATCTAATAACTGATAGTATTAGTATACGCATTCAAttatttagataataatatagagGCATGGTCTTTCCTTAATTTCCTCTCATATCAGCTATCAGCGTCATCAGTACATTTCCATACATGTGTCTGTATTGCATCATGAATGACAGATGAAATTCTGGTTATTCAAGTAAACATGCAcattatttgtttttgttttgatACATCATTCACATATATAGACACAATAAGCAGAACACGAATGACACCAGTAAaccaatgaaaataaaaatctttatgGCGAACTTTACAGATTTCTCATTTAACATATAATGATTAATGTCATACTGTTTTGTGGATAGCACATGAGCACTGACAACTGATACGTCATATATGTGCAACTTAACATACGCAACTGCACTTGTATAACTCCacaaacattaaatttattcgccGTAGTGATACAATACCGATAAAACACGAAAGGGAAACAAAAACATGTGAAAATTCCAAGACCCCTTTTTAGTTTCAGAAACTTCTATGCACAAGTGACATGCGACTAGTAGTTTCAGTAAAGTAGCCGATCAATAACAGTGACACAACAGGATCGAGTTTATAAAAGtccaattttatatattctcttagacaaataagtaaattaattgaattctcTTTTAGATTTATTGAACGTAAAAAACAAACACGAAATTTAAGGTTTGACGAGCAGATTTTGAAATcttaaattgtttatatcttaatcaatcttcttataattgtatttttctttaattatattttctagcaATTAAACAGTCTtcttatattaacatttaagaTGTACGGTATATTTTAGTTTAGTCTTCCAAGATAAATCCAATTGTGTAAGATTAAAAGCGTTTCAGAAGTGCAATGCGGCCCTACATGAACAACCTCTACACACTTTTCGCGGTATCTTCGCTTTCGAGTGATTAGTTTTTCTATTGTAGGGTGGATGGCTATAAGCATTATTCTCTTGTAATGTTTTCAACTAAGCGTTGCATTATTAACGTACGAGATATACATCCGTAAATAGTGCTCTTTTGTCACATGCAACGATCTCTCATTCTAAACGTGATGTTAGGAAAGAAAATCAGTGCATTCGCAGACGCTAGTATGGACGTATCAAAGCATTGAGCATATAAAGGTGTTCATTCTTTTCTACCCAAATCCATATAAGTTTGTAGCGCTTTTCCAACTCTCTTCTTTACACTCACTTTATTTccttgtatataattataaattcttctatttagtaatatttaacacaatttagtaaatttcaagaacctttataatattttcattgatataatagaaataatgttaaaaccaAATAAAACATTACGCTTGCAATGAAATAACTTgagtttaataatataatatttataatacataatacaacGCTTATATAAAACAGATTACGAATAGGCCATTGAATTAAATCGGCTCAGTTTAACATTGTTCGGCGTTTGGCCTAAGAATAATGAAACTAAgcagaataaattaatgtctGATATACGTGTGATCATTTTACTAACCGTAATATTATGGATATGCATTATTCCAAGTCTACATTCCTTGCTGAAGAGTTGTGATGATATAATGTTGacaattgataatttacaaattaccCTGCCGCTTCTGATGGCGGTAATGAAACTGCACAACATTTGGCAAAAACGATATGGTAATACGTAGGTATATCATGAATatgagataaaaaattaaatgatcaagtacacatttttttctcttcctggTTTACTTTCAAGAATAAACGCGGAATTGAGTAGTATAATAcgatatctttattttcagaCGTCTTACCACTATTGAATATGATCAAGGATGATTGGTTGAGACCAAAGACGTCGGAGGAGAGGAATGTTATGATAAAGCAAGCGCAAATCGCACGTATTCTCACGCTGTTGGGTTGCTGCATAGTGGAAATATCTGTAATAATTGCCTCAATTCTTCCCATTTGTGGCATTTCAATGATATATAGGACGAATAGGACAGACCCAGGCTAACTATTCCCGCTACAAACATATTATTTGTACGATGTAAATAACAGTCCACTTTATGAGGTAACTTTTGTTCTACAAA encodes the following:
- the LOC113562258 gene encoding uncharacterized protein LOC113562258, coding for MSLDALQLLRVSSKLEAIELNRLSLTLFGVWPKNNETKQNKLMSDIRVIILLTVILWICIIPSLHSLLKSCDDIMLTIDNLQITLPLLMAVMKLHNIWQKRYDVLPLLNMIKDDWLRPKTSEERNVMIKQAQIARILTLLGCCIVEISVTFVLQSFSMVLAGIMYTSTDTFMSLLIFHVCGHLENLKARIRNLGQFNDFPDALSANVKDHIRLLRSCIFRHIGNNKQQVL